A single region of the Mannheimia bovis genome encodes:
- a CDS encoding LysM-like peptidoglycan-binding domain-containing protein — translation MTQNNFRKEPVFGDPLAHHQENEKVEPVQADEKNKTYFSLHSTKAPSHTFTPTLERSEPAADGPVDVFASKSKKEFQFTPSTDNTVSVAKNIEENVSEESLSTTTTPTIEMDEKVEPEVVKPAQESFTTERIIPNAVATAVGATVAAAAAVKTKDMKAKIPPKTRRLLLVALLGLALLVLFFLLKPSTPETVEELQSQQGGSLPIEFRPVDEAEAKRAEEQARAEQEAAAKAQEQAQAQATQQAQQEVATTAVAPGQTEQPISNQVQNNQPQATQVPIAEQPAAIKPVQNKPVVAQPAIKPKTEGSVVFQPETAPKQQPKAERVAPQTQKEAAKVVAKPAEKVPAKSEAAKTNTASASVSTKTMTVPKGVSLMQVFRDNNLNISDVNAMSKVNNVVSNLKVGERVTVHLDKNNRVVEMSIGSGGKFTRQANGSYTFK, via the coding sequence ATGACACAAAATAACTTTCGTAAAGAGCCTGTTTTTGGCGACCCCTTAGCTCATCATCAAGAAAATGAAAAGGTAGAGCCAGTTCAAGCTGATGAAAAAAATAAAACTTACTTTTCATTGCACTCAACAAAAGCACCTAGCCACACTTTTACGCCAACATTGGAAAGAAGTGAGCCAGCGGCAGATGGACCTGTAGATGTATTTGCAAGTAAATCAAAAAAAGAATTTCAATTTACGCCAAGCACAGATAATACCGTTTCTGTAGCAAAAAATATTGAAGAGAATGTTTCTGAAGAAAGTCTTTCAACTACAACTACCCCCACTATTGAAATGGATGAAAAAGTAGAACCTGAAGTAGTTAAGCCTGCTCAAGAAAGTTTTACTACTGAACGCATTATCCCGAATGCAGTAGCAACTGCAGTGGGAGCGACTGTAGCTGCGGCAGCAGCTGTAAAAACAAAAGATATGAAAGCCAAAATACCACCTAAAACTCGTCGTTTGTTATTAGTTGCATTGTTAGGTTTAGCATTATTAGTACTGTTTTTCCTATTAAAACCGAGTACGCCGGAAACAGTGGAAGAGTTACAATCACAACAAGGTGGTAGCTTACCAATTGAGTTCCGCCCGGTAGATGAAGCAGAAGCAAAACGTGCCGAAGAGCAAGCTCGAGCGGAACAAGAAGCAGCAGCTAAAGCACAGGAACAGGCTCAAGCTCAAGCAACTCAGCAAGCACAACAAGAGGTAGCAACAACAGCAGTAGCACCAGGTCAAACTGAACAACCTATTTCTAACCAAGTGCAAAATAATCAGCCACAGGCAACACAAGTACCGATTGCCGAGCAACCTGCAGCCATTAAGCCGGTTCAGAATAAACCTGTAGTTGCACAGCCTGCAATCAAGCCAAAAACAGAGGGAAGTGTTGTATTCCAGCCTGAAACTGCACCAAAACAGCAGCCTAAAGCAGAACGTGTTGCACCACAGACACAAAAAGAAGCGGCAAAAGTAGTAGCTAAACCAGCAGAAAAAGTACCTGCAAAATCAGAAGCAGCTAAAACAAATACTGCCTCAGCCTCAGTATCGACTAAAACGATGACTGTGCCAAAAGGCGTATCGTTAATGCAAGTGTTCCGTGATAACAATTTAAATATCTCAGACGTGAATGCGATGAGCAAAGTCAATAATGTAGTAAGTAATTTGAAAGTGGGTGAACGAGTAACCGTTCATTTAGATAAGAACAACCGTGTGGTTGAAATGAGCATTGGCTCAGGTGGTAAATTTACTCGTCAAGCAAACGGTAGCTATACTTTTAAATAA
- a CDS encoding MliC family protein has product MNLFSKSYKRIVLAVSVVALGACTTEVIPPVEQLEKAQKVAEPAKTIIKQVEQAKELHLYLCKNNKKVEVERQKIAPKEKITVHFQGSSYQLSPSVTKDGKKYTNIRWTWHEMRNGKAFLYNTTKKNLAENCVKQ; this is encoded by the coding sequence ATGAACTTATTTTCCAAATCCTATAAACGTATTGTTTTGGCTGTATCAGTAGTTGCTTTGGGGGCTTGTACAACAGAAGTTATCCCACCCGTTGAGCAGCTTGAGAAAGCACAAAAAGTAGCAGAACCTGCTAAAACGATCATTAAGCAGGTCGAGCAAGCGAAAGAATTGCATTTATACCTTTGTAAAAACAACAAAAAAGTAGAAGTTGAACGTCAAAAAATCGCTCCAAAAGAAAAAATTACTGTCCATTTTCAAGGCTCATCGTATCAGCTTTCTCCTTCAGTAACTAAAGATGGTAAAAAATACACAAATATTCGCTGGACGTGGCACGAAATGCGTAACGGCAAAGCATTTTTATATAATACAACGAAAAAAAATCTTGCCGAAAATTGTGTAAAACAATAA
- the waaF gene encoding lipopolysaccharide heptosyltransferase II, whose protein sequence is MNILVIGPSWVGDMMMSHSLYQQLKVQYPNCQIDVMAPDWCRPLLARMPEVRKAISMPIGHGSFRLCDRYQLGKNLRNQYDMAIVLPNSLKSAFIPLFAKIARRRGWKGESRYFFLNDLRSNKNDYPMMVQRYVALAFEQGSIPNAEQLSLAYPYLKTDSQEIEQTKAKFEKQLHYAENRPAIGFCPGAEFGPAKRWPHYHYAELAKMLIEQGYSVRLFGSKKDEEAGEQIRLSLPENSQRYCLNLAGQTDLNQAVDLIADCQAVVSNDSGLMHIAAALNKPLVALYGPTSPQYTPPLAKNAVIIRLIEGGLIKIRKGDGAEGYHQSLIDITPEMVMAKLSQLLA, encoded by the coding sequence ATGAATATTTTAGTTATCGGTCCATCTTGGGTGGGCGATATGATGATGTCTCACTCGCTATATCAACAGTTAAAGGTGCAATATCCGAATTGTCAGATCGATGTGATGGCACCAGACTGGTGTCGTCCTCTATTGGCTCGAATGCCGGAGGTTCGTAAGGCGATTTCAATGCCGATCGGTCACGGTTCATTTCGCTTATGTGATCGTTATCAGCTCGGTAAAAATCTGAGAAATCAATATGATATGGCAATAGTATTACCAAATTCATTGAAATCTGCTTTTATTCCGTTATTTGCTAAAATTGCAAGACGTCGTGGTTGGAAAGGGGAAAGCAGATATTTCTTTTTAAACGATCTTCGCTCGAATAAAAATGATTATCCGATGATGGTGCAACGTTATGTGGCGTTGGCGTTTGAGCAAGGTTCAATTCCGAATGCCGAGCAATTGTCGCTTGCTTACCCTTATTTGAAAACCGATAGTCAAGAAATTGAGCAAACCAAAGCAAAATTTGAGAAGCAATTACATTATGCAGAAAATCGCCCGGCAATCGGTTTTTGTCCGGGGGCAGAATTTGGACCAGCAAAGCGTTGGCCTCACTACCATTATGCTGAGCTTGCTAAAATGTTGATTGAGCAAGGCTATTCAGTGCGTTTATTCGGCTCGAAAAAAGATGAAGAAGCGGGCGAACAAATCCGCTTATCTTTACCTGAAAATTCACAACGTTATTGTTTGAATTTGGCAGGACAAACGGATTTAAACCAAGCAGTGGATTTAATTGCAGATTGCCAAGCGGTTGTGAGTAATGATTCGGGGTTAATGCATATTGCTGCTGCCCTAAATAAACCTTTGGTTGCCCTCTACGGTCCAACCAGTCCACAATATACGCCACCATTGGCTAAAAATGCAGTAATTATCCGCTTGATTGAAGGTGGATTAATTAAAATCCGCAAAGGCGATGGGGCTGAAGGCTATCATCAAAGCTTGATTGATATTACCCCTGAAATGGTGATGGCAAAACTCAGCCAATTATTAGCTTAA
- the rfaC gene encoding lipopolysaccharide heptosyltransferase RfaC, translating to MKVLIVKTSSMGDVLHTLPALTDMQKAIPNLRVDWVVEENFAEIPAWHSAVNNIIPVAIRRWRKNLCKRSTWIEWQHFLQELKKEHYDVVIDAQGLIKSAVLVTRQAKGKKFGYDKNSVREGLSSLFYDEKFDIPYQQHAVERIRKLCAKSIGYTLLETQGDYYIAQHFAKNQLKMTAYVMLIHATTRADKHWKEEYWADVIKALAKQNIEVRLTWGNQTEKERAERLAKVENNIIVLPKMGLTELAMQIAGAKAVVSVDTGLSHLTAALDKPNVILYGATDPKLIGAYGQNQYYLKADKMENITPSQVLEKLIPLINQ from the coding sequence ATGAAAGTTCTCATTGTAAAAACTTCCTCAATGGGTGATGTCTTGCACACTTTACCCGCCTTAACCGATATGCAAAAAGCAATTCCTAATTTGAGAGTAGATTGGGTGGTGGAAGAAAATTTTGCTGAAATTCCGGCTTGGCATTCTGCTGTCAATAATATTATTCCTGTTGCTATTCGCCGTTGGCGGAAAAATTTATGCAAGCGTTCTACTTGGATAGAGTGGCAACATTTTTTGCAAGAGCTGAAAAAGGAGCATTATGATGTTGTGATTGATGCACAAGGGCTTATCAAAAGTGCCGTGTTAGTTACACGTCAAGCAAAAGGGAAAAAATTCGGCTATGATAAAAACTCGGTACGCGAAGGGTTAAGTAGTCTATTTTATGATGAAAAATTTGATATTCCCTACCAACAGCACGCAGTAGAACGAATTAGAAAATTGTGTGCAAAATCAATAGGTTATACATTGCTTGAAACTCAGGGGGATTACTACATTGCTCAACATTTTGCAAAAAATCAGTTAAAAATGACCGCTTACGTTATGCTTATTCACGCAACAACTCGTGCAGATAAACATTGGAAAGAGGAATATTGGGCGGACGTTATAAAAGCCCTTGCTAAGCAAAATATTGAAGTGAGATTGACTTGGGGAAATCAAACTGAAAAAGAAAGGGCAGAGCGTTTAGCTAAGGTGGAGAATAATATAATTGTTCTGCCTAAAATGGGCTTAACAGAATTGGCAATGCAGATTGCAGGAGCTAAAGCGGTGGTATCTGTCGATACAGGTTTAAGTCATTTGACGGCAGCTTTAGATAAACCTAATGTGATTCTATACGGAGCAACCGACCCTAAATTAATCGGGGCTTACGGTCAAAATCAATATTATTTAAAAGCCGATAAAATGGAAAATATTACACCTTCACAAGTATTGGAAAAACTAATACCGTTGATTAACCAATAA
- the rpsL gene encoding 30S ribosomal protein S12: MATINQLVRKPRVKKVVKSNVPALEACPQKRGVCTRVYTTTPKKPNSALRKVCRIRLTNGFEVTSYIGGEGHNLQEHSVVLIRGGRVKDLPGVRYHTVRGALDCAGVKDRKQGRSKYGVKRPKS, translated from the coding sequence ATGGCAACTATCAACCAATTAGTACGCAAACCGCGTGTGAAAAAGGTTGTAAAAAGCAACGTTCCTGCATTAGAGGCTTGCCCGCAGAAACGTGGCGTGTGTACTCGTGTATACACTACTACACCTAAAAAACCGAACTCAGCATTACGTAAAGTATGTCGTATTCGTTTAACAAATGGCTTTGAAGTAACTTCATACATCGGTGGTGAAGGTCACAACCTTCAAGAACACAGCGTTGTATTAATCCGTGGCGGTCGTGTTAAAGACTTACCGGGTGTGCGTTACCACACTGTACGCGGTGCATTAGACTGTGCTGGCGTTAAAGATCGTAAACAAGGTCGTTCTAAATACGGCGTTAAACGTCCTAAATCTTAA
- the rpsG gene encoding 30S ribosomal protein S7 has protein sequence MPRRRSIEPRKILPDPKFGSELLAKFINVLMVDGKKSTAEKIVYGALEALAQRSGKEALEAFEIALENVRPTVEVKSRRVGGSTYQVPVEVRPTRRNALAMRWIVEAARKRGDKSMALRLANELSDAADNKGSAVKKREDVHRMAEANKAFAHFRW, from the coding sequence ATGCCACGTCGTCGTAGTATTGAACCACGCAAAATTCTTCCAGATCCGAAGTTCGGTTCAGAATTACTTGCAAAATTTATTAACGTTTTAATGGTAGATGGTAAAAAATCTACTGCAGAAAAAATCGTTTACGGTGCATTAGAAGCTTTAGCACAACGTTCTGGTAAAGAAGCGTTAGAAGCATTTGAAATCGCATTAGAAAACGTACGTCCAACTGTTGAGGTTAAATCTCGCCGTGTGGGTGGTTCTACTTACCAAGTACCGGTAGAAGTTCGCCCAACTCGTCGTAATGCTTTAGCAATGCGTTGGATTGTAGAAGCAGCTCGTAAACGTGGTGACAAATCAATGGCATTACGTTTAGCTAACGAATTATCAGATGCAGCAGACAACAAAGGTTCAGCAGTGAAGAAACGTGAAGACGTTCACCGTATGGCTGAAGCTAACAAAGCGTTTGCTCACTTCCGTTGGTAA
- the fusA gene encoding elongation factor G gives MARTTPIERYRNIGISAHIDAGKTTTSERILFYTGKSHKLGEVHDGAATMDWMEQEQERGITITSAATTAFWSGMSKQFPEHRINVIDTPGHVDFTIEVERSMRVLDGAVMVYCSVGGVQPQSETVWRQANKYEVPRIAFVNKMDRTGANFLRVVEQIKTRLGGNSVPLQLPIGAEENFRGVVDLIKMKAINWNDADQGMTFTYEDIPADMVEACEEWRNNLVEAAAEASDELMDKFFSGEELTEEEIKSALRQRVLAGEVIPVCCGSAFKNKGVQAMLDAVIEYLPAPTDIPAIKGINEDETEGERHASDDEPFSSLAFKIATDPFVGNLTFFRVYSGVVNSGDTVYNSVKMKRERLGRIVQMHANKRDEIKEVRAGDIAAAIGLKDVGTGDTLCALDAPIILERMEFPEPVISVAVEPKTKADQEKMGLALGRLAQEDPSFRVHTDEESGETIISGMGELHLDIIVDRMKREFKVEANIGKPQVSYREAIRTRVNDVEGKHAKQSGGRGQYGHVVIDLYPLDPEGPGYEFVNEIKGGVIPGEYIPAVDKGIQEQLKSGPLAGYPVVDLGVRLHFGSYHDVDSSELAFKLAASLAFKAAFAKANPVLLEPIMKVEVETPPDYVGDVIGDLSRRRAMVNGQEANEFVVKINAEVPLSEMFGYATDLRSQTQGRASYSMEPLKYAEAPKNVAEAIIEARRK, from the coding sequence ATGGCTCGTACAACTCCTATTGAGCGTTACCGCAATATCGGTATCTCTGCTCACATCGATGCAGGTAAAACAACGACCTCTGAGCGTATCCTTTTCTATACAGGTAAAAGCCACAAGTTAGGTGAAGTGCACGATGGTGCAGCAACTATGGACTGGATGGAACAAGAGCAAGAGCGTGGTATCACCATTACATCTGCTGCAACAACAGCATTCTGGTCTGGTATGTCTAAACAATTCCCTGAACACCGTATCAACGTTATTGATACTCCGGGACACGTTGACTTTACCATCGAAGTAGAACGTTCAATGCGTGTTCTTGACGGTGCGGTAATGGTTTACTGTTCTGTAGGTGGTGTTCAACCACAGTCTGAAACAGTATGGCGTCAAGCTAACAAATATGAAGTTCCACGTATCGCATTCGTAAACAAAATGGACCGTACAGGTGCTAACTTCTTACGTGTTGTTGAGCAAATCAAAACCCGTTTAGGTGGTAACTCAGTACCTCTACAATTACCAATCGGTGCAGAAGAAAACTTCCGTGGTGTAGTTGATTTGATCAAAATGAAAGCAATCAACTGGAATGACGCTGACCAAGGTATGACTTTCACTTATGAAGACATCCCAGCAGATATGGTTGAAGCTTGTGAAGAATGGCGTAACAACCTAGTTGAAGCGGCAGCTGAAGCATCTGATGAATTAATGGATAAATTCTTCTCTGGTGAAGAATTAACTGAAGAAGAAATCAAATCAGCATTACGTCAACGCGTATTAGCAGGTGAAGTAATCCCTGTTTGCTGTGGTTCTGCATTCAAAAACAAAGGTGTTCAAGCAATGCTTGATGCGGTAATCGAATACTTACCGGCACCAACTGATATCCCTGCAATTAAAGGTATCAACGAAGATGAAACTGAAGGTGAGCGTCACGCAAGCGATGATGAGCCATTCTCTTCATTAGCGTTCAAAATTGCAACTGACCCATTCGTAGGTAACTTAACCTTCTTCCGTGTTTACTCAGGTGTTGTAAACTCAGGTGACACTGTATATAACTCAGTGAAAATGAAGCGTGAGCGTTTAGGTCGTATCGTACAGATGCACGCAAACAAACGTGACGAAATCAAAGAAGTTCGTGCGGGCGACATCGCTGCGGCTATCGGCTTAAAAGATGTTGGTACAGGTGATACATTATGTGCATTAGATGCACCAATCATTCTTGAGCGTATGGAATTCCCAGAGCCAGTAATCTCTGTAGCGGTTGAGCCAAAAACTAAAGCTGACCAAGAGAAAATGGGCTTAGCGTTAGGTCGTTTAGCACAAGAAGACCCCTCATTCCGTGTTCATACTGATGAAGAATCTGGTGAAACCATCATCTCAGGTATGGGTGAGTTACACTTAGATATCATCGTTGACCGTATGAAACGTGAATTCAAAGTGGAAGCAAACATCGGTAAACCACAAGTATCTTACCGTGAAGCTATCCGTACTCGTGTAAACGATGTTGAAGGTAAACACGCAAAACAATCTGGTGGTCGTGGTCAATATGGTCACGTTGTGATCGACCTTTACCCATTAGATCCGGAAGGTCCGGGTTACGAGTTCGTAAACGAAATCAAAGGTGGTGTAATCCCTGGTGAATATATCCCTGCAGTTGATAAAGGTATTCAAGAACAACTTAAATCTGGTCCATTAGCGGGTTACCCGGTAGTAGATTTAGGTGTACGTTTACACTTCGGTTCATACCACGATGTTGACTCATCAGAATTAGCGTTTAAATTAGCAGCATCTTTAGCATTTAAAGCTGCATTCGCTAAAGCAAACCCTGTTCTTTTAGAGCCAATTATGAAAGTTGAAGTGGAAACTCCACCAGACTACGTGGGTGATGTAATCGGTGACTTAAGCCGTCGTCGTGCAATGGTAAACGGTCAAGAAGCGAACGAGTTCGTTGTTAAAATCAATGCTGAAGTTCCACTTTCAGAGATGTTTGGTTATGCAACAGACTTACGTTCACAAACTCAAGGTCGTGCATCATACTCAATGGAACCTTTAAAATATGCTGAAGCACCGAAAAACGTGGCGGAAGCTATTATTGAAGCTCGTAGAAAATAA
- the tuf gene encoding elongation factor Tu: MSKEKFERTKPHVNVGTIGHVDHGKTTLTAAITTVLAKHFGGAARAFDQIDNAPEEKARGITINTSHVEYDTATRHYAHVDCPGHADYVKNMITGAAQMDGAILVVAATDGPMPQTREHILLGRQVGVPYIIVFLNKCDMVDDEELLELVEMEVRELLSQYDFPGDDTPIVRGSALQALNGVAEWEEKILELANHLDTYIPEPERAIDKPFLLPIEDVFSISGRGTVVTGRVERGIIRTGDEVEIVGIKDTTKTTVTGVEMFRKLLDEGRAGENVGALLRGTKREEIERGQVLAKPGSITPHTDFESEVYVLSKEEGGRHTPFFKGYRPQFYFRTTDVTGTIELPEGVEMVMPGDNIKMTVSLIHPIAMDEGLRFAIREGGRTVGAGVVAKIIK, translated from the coding sequence GTGTCTAAAGAAAAATTTGAACGTACAAAACCGCACGTAAACGTGGGTACAATCGGCCACGTTGACCATGGTAAAACAACTTTAACAGCAGCAATCACCACTGTATTAGCGAAACACTTCGGTGGTGCAGCTCGTGCATTTGACCAAATCGATAACGCACCAGAAGAGAAAGCACGTGGTATCACTATCAACACTTCACACGTTGAGTACGATACAGCAACTCGTCACTACGCACACGTTGACTGCCCGGGACACGCGGACTATGTTAAAAACATGATTACCGGTGCGGCACAAATGGACGGTGCTATCTTAGTAGTAGCAGCAACAGATGGTCCAATGCCACAAACTCGTGAGCACATCTTATTAGGTCGCCAAGTAGGTGTTCCATACATCATCGTATTCTTAAACAAATGCGATATGGTAGATGACGAAGAGTTATTAGAATTAGTTGAAATGGAAGTACGTGAACTTCTATCTCAATACGACTTCCCGGGCGATGACACTCCAATCGTACGTGGTTCTGCATTACAAGCATTAAACGGCGTTGCAGAATGGGAAGAAAAAATCCTTGAATTAGCAAACCACTTAGACACTTACATTCCAGAGCCTGAGCGTGCGATTGATAAACCATTCTTATTACCAATCGAAGACGTATTCTCAATTTCAGGTCGTGGTACAGTAGTAACAGGTCGTGTTGAGCGTGGTATCATCCGTACTGGTGATGAAGTTGAAATCGTAGGTATCAAAGATACCACAAAAACAACAGTAACCGGTGTTGAGATGTTCCGTAAATTATTAGACGAAGGTCGTGCGGGTGAGAACGTTGGTGCATTATTACGTGGTACTAAACGTGAAGAAATCGAGCGTGGTCAAGTATTAGCGAAACCGGGTTCAATCACTCCACACACAGACTTCGAATCAGAAGTTTACGTATTATCAAAAGAAGAAGGTGGTCGTCACACTCCATTCTTCAAAGGCTACCGTCCACAGTTCTACTTCCGTACAACTGACGTAACTGGTACTATCGAGTTACCGGAAGGTGTAGAAATGGTAATGCCTGGCGATAACATCAAAATGACTGTAAGCTTAATTCACCCAATCGCGATGGACGAAGGTTTACGCTTCGCTATCCGTGAAGGTGGTCGTACAGTAGGTGCAGGTGTTGTTGCGAAAATCATCAAATAA
- the tig gene encoding trigger factor: MSFSIETLEGLQRRVTINVPADKIEAAYKEQLKGYAKNARVDGFRKGKVPHSIIEQRFGIAARQDVLSDEMQRAFFEAVIAEKINLAGRPTFTPNNYQPGQDFSFTATFEVFPEVELKGFENIEVEKPVVEIADADLDKMVDVLRKQQATWTESQEAAKAESRVTIDFVGSVDGEEFEGGKASDFVLFMGQGRMIPGFEDGIVGRKAGEQFDIDVTFPEEYHAENLKGKAAKFAITLKKVEEMVLPELTEEFVKKFGNAKSVEELRAEIKKNMQRELKNAVTSRVKTQVINGLIAQNDVEVPAAAVEEEINVLRQQAVQRFGGKPEMAAQLPAELFEAEAKRRVQVGLLLSSIIGSNELKVDEKRVEDMIADIASAYEQPAEVVAHYAKNRQLTENIRNVVLEEQAVDAVLAKAKVTEKTMSFDEVMSQQAQ; this comes from the coding sequence ATGTCATTTTCAATCGAAACATTAGAAGGCTTACAACGCCGCGTAACAATTAACGTACCAGCTGACAAAATCGAAGCAGCATACAAAGAACAATTAAAAGGCTATGCGAAAAATGCTCGCGTAGATGGTTTCCGTAAAGGTAAAGTACCTCATTCAATCATCGAACAACGTTTCGGTATCGCAGCTCGTCAAGATGTATTATCTGATGAAATGCAACGTGCATTTTTTGAAGCTGTAATTGCGGAGAAAATCAACTTAGCAGGTCGTCCGACATTCACCCCAAACAACTATCAACCAGGTCAAGATTTCAGCTTCACTGCAACTTTTGAAGTATTCCCGGAAGTAGAATTAAAAGGTTTCGAAAACATTGAAGTAGAAAAACCGGTTGTTGAAATCGCTGATGCTGATTTAGACAAAATGGTGGATGTGTTACGTAAACAACAAGCAACTTGGACAGAAAGCCAAGAAGCAGCAAAAGCTGAATCACGTGTAACTATTGATTTCGTTGGCTCTGTAGATGGCGAAGAGTTTGAAGGCGGTAAAGCATCTGACTTCGTATTATTTATGGGTCAAGGTCGTATGATTCCAGGCTTTGAAGACGGTATTGTTGGTCGTAAAGCAGGTGAGCAATTCGACATTGATGTAACATTCCCAGAAGAATACCACGCAGAAAACTTAAAAGGTAAAGCAGCGAAATTCGCTATTACCTTGAAAAAAGTAGAAGAAATGGTATTACCTGAATTAACAGAAGAGTTTGTGAAAAAATTCGGTAATGCGAAATCAGTTGAAGAGTTACGTGCAGAAATCAAGAAAAATATGCAACGTGAACTGAAAAATGCGGTAACTTCACGTGTTAAAACACAAGTAATCAACGGCTTAATTGCACAAAACGATGTTGAAGTACCAGCTGCAGCAGTTGAAGAAGAAATCAATGTGTTACGCCAACAAGCAGTTCAACGCTTTGGTGGTAAACCAGAAATGGCAGCACAATTACCGGCTGAATTATTTGAAGCAGAAGCTAAACGCCGTGTTCAAGTAGGCTTATTACTCTCTTCAATCATCGGTTCTAACGAGTTAAAAGTAGATGAAAAACGTGTTGAAGATATGATTGCAGATATCGCATCAGCTTACGAGCAACCGGCAGAAGTTGTTGCTCACTATGCGAAAAATCGTCAATTAACGGAAAATATCCGTAATGTGGTATTAGAAGAGCAAGCGGTTGATGCAGTATTAGCGAAAGCAAAAGTAACTGAAAAAACAATGTCTTTTGACGAAGTTATGTCGCAACAAGCTCAATAA
- a CDS encoding rhodanese-like domain-containing protein translates to MEQLTFAQQLQQFFANHTIMVFAWIALFVAVIFSFYKNATRKYTIVDNAQATQLINKEEAVVIDLRSDEEFRAGHIIDSIHVLPSELKAGKTHQIDKYKDRPVILVDINGFTSGGVADAIAKQGFSKLYVLKEGIAGWRAASLPTVKKHK, encoded by the coding sequence ATGGAACAACTTACTTTTGCCCAGCAATTACAGCAATTTTTCGCAAACCATACGATTATGGTGTTTGCGTGGATAGCTTTATTTGTTGCGGTAATTTTCAGTTTTTATAAAAACGCAACCCGTAAATATACTATTGTGGATAATGCACAAGCTACTCAGCTTATTAATAAAGAAGAAGCAGTGGTAATTGATTTGCGTTCGGACGAAGAGTTTCGGGCAGGTCATATTATTGATAGTATTCACGTTTTACCTTCAGAATTAAAAGCAGGCAAAACGCATCAAATTGACAAATATAAAGATCGCCCTGTAATTTTAGTCGATATTAATGGTTTTACTTCAGGCGGTGTTGCTGATGCTATTGCTAAACAAGGTTTTAGCAAGCTTTATGTATTGAAAGAAGGTATTGCAGGCTGGCGTGCAGCAAGCCTACCAACAGTTAAGAAACATAAATAA
- the secB gene encoding protein-export chaperone SecB, with protein sequence MSEENQVASTEEAAQTPFELQIQRIYVKDVSFEAPNLPTIFHQEWKPQLGFELDTETKEIGEDLYEVTLHITVQTTLEDSGDVAFICEVKQAGVFTIKGLEGIQLAHCLASQCPNVLYPYARELISSLVNRGTFPALNLSPVNFDALFMDYLQRQEQEESAEQPLAN encoded by the coding sequence ATGTCAGAAGAAAATCAAGTCGCTTCAACAGAAGAAGCTGCTCAAACTCCTTTTGAGCTTCAAATTCAACGTATTTATGTGAAAGATGTTTCATTTGAAGCCCCTAATTTGCCGACTATTTTCCATCAAGAGTGGAAACCACAATTAGGTTTTGAACTTGATACTGAAACCAAAGAGATTGGCGAAGATTTATATGAAGTAACATTACATATCACAGTTCAAACCACGTTAGAAGATAGTGGTGATGTGGCATTTATTTGTGAGGTAAAACAAGCCGGCGTGTTTACCATTAAAGGCTTAGAAGGTATTCAGCTTGCTCACTGCTTAGCATCGCAATGTCCGAATGTACTTTACCCTTATGCACGTGAGTTAATTTCAAGCCTGGTAAATCGCGGTACATTCCCTGCGTTAAATCTTTCTCCGGTAAATTTTGATGCGTTATTTATGGACTACCTCCAGCGTCAAGAACAAGAAGAAAGTGCAGAGCAGCCATTAGCTAACTAA